A window of Longimicrobium sp. genomic DNA:
CCCGGTGCCTCTTCTCACGTCCCCGGCCCTCGGCGCCGCCCCGTGCCGGTTGCCAGGCGGCGGCGCGGGGTAAGCCACGGGCAGCCACGCGGGGCTGCCCCTACCGGATTGGGTGTTGCGGGGTGGGGGCAAGGGCGGGCAGACACGTGGGTCTGCCCCTACCGGATGCGGGCGCGATGAATCGCGCCCCTACAGGATCTACGCGCCTGGCAACGACATGCGCCCCCTCTCTCGATAACAGGGGGCGCAGCCCTCTCCTGTTATCGGGAGAGGGGGCAGGCGAGTGTAACGAGCCGGGGGTGAGGGCCCCTCGCGCCAGACTCTCCCCCTCACCCGCCCTGCGCCCCCGCAGGCGGGGGAGGGGGTCGGGGGGAGGGGGCACTCCGCCCCCACACCACCCGCCGCACCCGCAGCGCCATCAGCAGCGCCACCACGGCCAACGACGCCACCAGCCCGGCCCAGATTCCGACGTGCGCGAGCGGAGTGTGGAAGCCCAGCCAGTACGCCACCGGAAAGCCGACGCCCCAGTAGCCCAGCAGCGTGATCCACATGGGGATGCGCGTGTCCGCGGCGCCGCGGAGGACGCAGATGCCGGCGGCCTGGGCGCCGTCGAAGAGCTGGAAGAGCGCGGCCAGCAGGAGGAGCGTGCTCGCCATCGTGATGATGCGCGGGTCGTCGGTGTAGAGGCCGACCACCGCCTCCGGCCAGAGCACGAAGAAGAGCGCGCACACCGCCATGAAGGAGAGCGCCACCAGGTACGTGGCCAGCGCGGCGCGGTGCACCCCGCGCGCGTTCCCCGCCCCCACGTGCTGCCCGACACGCACCGAACCCGCGATACTCGCCCCCAGCGGCACCATGTAGGTAGTGGAGGCGACGTTGATGGTCACCTGGTGCGCGGCGAGCTGCACGGGACCCAGCCACCCCATCATCACCGCCGAGAGCGCAAAGATCCCCACCTCCGCGCCGAGCTGCGCGCCGACGGGCACCCCCAGCCCCGTGATCCGCCGCAGCCGGGCGACCACCGGGCGCAGCGACACGCCGCGGAACGGGTGCAGCGCGGGGACGCGCAGGACGTAGACGACCATCCCCACGAGCATCGCCCAGCGAACCGCGGAGGTCGCGATGCCGGAGCCGACGACGCCGAGCGGCCTCACCACGCCGGGGACGCCCCAGATCAGCACCCAGTTCCCCAACACGTTCAGCGTCACCCCCACGAAGCTCAGCCACATCGCCGGCCGAGACACGCCCATCCCCTCCAGGTACTGGCGAAAGGCCATGAAGAGGAGGAGCGGCAGCACCCCGGGGGCGAGCGCGGTCAGGTAGTCGCCCGCCAGTAGCGCCACCTCCGGCACCTGGCCCAGCAGGAGCGACACCCGCCGGCCAGACACCGACAGCAGCGTGCCGGGGACGGCGAGCGCGGCGGCCAGCCAGAGCCCCTGCACCAGCACGCGACGGCACTCCTCGCGGTCGCCGGCGCCGAAGGCCTGGCTCACCAGCGGGCTCATCCCCATCACCACGCCGTTGCACACCACGATCAGGGCGAACTGCACGGCGCTGGCGATCCCCGCCGCCGCAAGCGCGGTGGCGCCCAGGCGGCCCACCATGATGGTGTCGGTGGTGTTCATCGCGATCCCGCCGAGCTGGGCCACGACGATGGGCCCGGCGATCCGCGCCAGCTCGCGCACTTCGTGGAGAAAGAGGCGCCTGCGGCGCCGCAATGCGTGGCTCATGTGCAGCCCTAAAAGCGAAGGGGCTCCGCGGCCGGCGGAGCCCCTCGCGGGTGTGGACGGACGTGGCGTCTCAGTTGCGCTCCTGCGGCACCTGCACCCCGATCACGCGCCCCTCGCCGGAGGAGAGGAGCGCTTCGGCGAAGTCCTGGCGCTCCTCCATCATCGAGAGGCGGTTGTCGATCCCGCTGAGGAGATCGCGGATCTGCGCCATGTCCGCGGGCGGCGGCGGCGGCGCGGGCCTCAGCCGCTGCTCCGCCATCACCTCCAGCAGCCGTCCCAGCCGCTTGGAGATCGGGCGCAGGATCAGCACGGCGCCGGTGGTGAGGATCGCGGTCGTCATCACGATCATCGGGGCGAGTTCGGGGCCCATAGCTCTCTCCTTCTTCGTTCCGGATGTGCGGGTGCCGCTCGTTTGCTCTGCTACGGTACGCGGACCGGGGGTGTTTCGCGGGCCCGCACGGGTGCCCGCTTCGGCTTGCCGGTGACCAGCTCGTAGCGGAACGCCATCAGCCCCGCAAAGACGCCGGCGAAGATCAGCGGCGGCACCAGGTCCTTCTTCACCAGGAGGAAAAAGTGCAGCACGCCGAGCCCCGCTGCAACATAAACCAACCGGTGCAGCTTCTGCCAGCGTTTTCCCATACGACGGATCGCGCGCTGGCTGGAGGTGAGCGCCAGCGGCACCAGGAGGAGCAGCGCCGCGAACCCTACCGTCACCCACCAGTGCTTCACCACGTCGGCCACGATGAACCCCCACGAGAACGACTGGTCCACCAGGTACGTGGCGAAGTGCAGCACGGCGTAGAAAAAAGCGAAGTTCCCCAGCACCTTCCGCGCGCCGATGATCCCGTTCCACCCCGTCAGCCGGCGCAGCGGTGTGATAGCGAGCGACGACATCAGCAGGGTCAGCGCCCAGAAGCCGGTCAGGTGCGTCACCGTCTCGATGGGGTCCACGCCGATCCCGCCGGTCGCCAGGATGACGAGCGGGGCGAGCCCCAGGAGCCACGCCGCGGGCTTCGCGGCGCGGTCCAGAGCGCGTGCCACCTAGAAGTTCCTCCGCAGGTCCATCCCGCGGTACAGCCCCGCCACCTGCTCGCCGTAGCCGTTGAACATCAGCGTGGGGCGGCGCAGAAAGGTACCGATGCGCCGCTCGCGCGCCTGGCTCCAGCGGGGGTGGTCCACCTGCGGATTGACGTTGGCGTAGAAGCCGTACTCGCGGGGCGCGGACACGTTCCACGCCGTGCGCGGCTGCCGGTCGGTGAAGCGGATCCGGACGATGCTCTTGATCGACTTGAAGCCGTACTTCCACGGCACCACCAGCCGCAGCGGCGCCCCGTTCTGCGCCGGAAGCGGCTTGCCGTAGAGCCCGGTGGCGAGGAGGGTCAGCGGGTGCATCGCCTCGTCCATCCGCAGCCCCTCTACGTACGGCCACTCCAGCACGCCGCGCTGCTGCCCCGGCATCTGCCGCGGGTCGTGCAGCGTGGTGAGCTCCACGAAGCGCGCGCCCGGGAGGGGCTCGGCGCGCGCCAGCACGTCGCGCAGCGGGATCCCCTGCCACGGGATCACCATCGACCACGCCTCCACGCAGCGCAGGCGGTAGGTGCGGTCCTGCACGCGGTTGGCGCGGATGAGGGTGTCAATGGGGTAGCGCCCCGGCTTGCGGCAGAGCCCCTCGATGCTGACCGTCCATGGCCGCGTCTTGAGGAGGCGGGGCGCCAGGCGCGCGGGGTCTTCCTTGTCCGTGCCGAACTCGTAGAAGTTGTTGTACTGCGTGATCTCTTCGTACGAGTTCGCCTTGTCCTGCGCCCCCTCCGCCTCCGCGCACGCCACGAGCGACGCGGGCGCCGCCACGGTGGCGATCGCCGCGGCCGCCGCCCCGATGAAGCCGCGGCGGTTCACGTACACGCTCTCCGGCGTGATCTCGGAGGACGGGATGTCGTCGGGCTTGCGGATCAGCATCGGCGAGTACCTTGGTTGGGGTGCGGTGAGCTTGTAGGCCGCGGACCGACCCATGTTCCGCCGCACCCTCTACATACGCTCGCCGGGCCGACGCCGGATTCGGGCCAGGGGACGAACGGCATTTCACACAGAGACACAGAAACAAACGGAAAGAACCACAAGAGGTTCTCTGTGCCCTTGCGGTTCCCTCCGTGATCTCTGTGTGATGCTTTTTTGTTCTAACGCCCCGCCATCGCCTCCAGCCTCGCCACCCGCTCCTCCGTGGGGGGATGCGTGGAGAACAGCCGCGAGAAGCCGCCGCCGTGCATCGAAGCGAGCGGATTCACCTGCGCCATCGGCGCCGCGGCGGGCGACACGTGCATCGGGATGCGCTCCGCACCCGCCTCCAGCTTGCGCAGCGCGTGCGCCAGCGACAGCGGACGCCCGCAGATCTCCGCGCCCACCGCGTCCGCCTTGAACTCGCGCTGGCGCGAGATCGCCATCTGGATCACCGAGGCCGCCAGCGGGGCGAGGAAGATCATCAGGATGGCGCCGATGGGGCCGCCCCCTTCCTCCTCGTCGCTGCCGCCGAAGATGGCGCCCCACATCGCCATCTGACCCAGCGACGAGATGGCGCCCGCGATGGTGGCGGTGAAGGTCTGCAGGAGCATGTCGCGGTTCTTGATGTGCGCCAGCTCGTGCGCGATCACCCCCTCCAGCTCGTCGCGCGACACGAGCTGCAGGATTCCCTCGGTCACGCACACCACCGCGTTCTCCGGGTTGCGCCCCGTGGCGAAGGCGTTGGGCTGCATGTGCGGCGCGATGGCCACGGTGGGCATGGGGAGCCCGGCCCGCTGCCGCAGCCGGTCCACCATGGCGTACAACTCGGGCGCCTGCTCCGCCGTGATCACCTGCGCGTCGTACATGCGCAGCACCATCTTCGCCGACGCGAAGTAGGCGATGAAGTTCATCGCCGCCGCCATCACGACGGCGATGATCATCCCGGTCTGCCCGCCGAACGCGCCGCCGGCCATCACGAACAGCGCCGTGAGCCCGGCCATCAGACCGAATACCTTTACGTTGTTCATCTCCCGCTCCCTCCTGTGTGATCCCGACGCGCGAAGGCGAGACCCTCGCGCGGCCGGTGTGCGCACGCACACCGGCACCTGTCGCGAAGGTCTCGCCTGGCTCTCACTGGAACCTGTCCGGACCGTGCGCCCCGAGAGGCGCAGTCTTGACGATCCGGTCACACGGGCTGTCTCGCCCGCGCGGCTACTCCCCTTCCATGTCCGCGCTGATGTGCAACAGGCGTACCGCGTTGCGGCTGCCATAGTTGCAGATGACTCCGCCCTCGGCGGAACGGCGCGTGCTGTGTCGTACCGCCATTGCGCGCCTTCGGTTCCCCGCACCCGTCATCCCATGACCGAGCCCCGCGCCGGCCGCCTCTTCCTCGGCGTCCCGCTCAGCGATCCACTGCGCGACGCCCTCGGCGAGCACCTGCGCCGCGCCCTTCCCGGCGGGATTCCGGGGCGTCCGGTGGTCCCCGCGAACTGGCACCTGACCCTGCGCTTCCTGGGTGACACGGACGCGGATCAGCACCGCCATCTGGTGGAGGCGCTCGGAAAGGCGCCGCTGGGCCCGCGCTTCTGGATGGTTCTCGGCGGGCTGGGCGCCTTCCCCCGGCCGCGTCGCGCGGGAGTGCTGTGGGTGGGCGTCGATGAGGGCGCCGCGGAGCTGAAGCGAGTTGCGGCGCTGGTGGAGGAGGCCGCGCGCCACGCCGGCTTCCCCGCCGAAAAGAAGCCGTTCTCGCCGCACCTCACCATCAGCCGCCTCAACCCGCCGCGCGACGTCGAAACGGTCGTCGCCGCGGCTCCGCCGTTCGGCGGGCGGATGCAGGTCGACGGCGTGGTCCTCTTCCGCAGCCACCTGGGGAGCGGCCCGCCGCGCTACGAGGCGCTCCAGCGCTTCGCCTTGTGACGGACGCGCCCCCGTCCTACAGCGAGAACCCGAGGGTGAACGGCACGCCGCCCGCGAAGCCGTCATCGACCCGAGCCACGTGCGTGCCCAACTCCATGAACCCGTCCATCCGCAGTGCCCGGAAGCGCACCCCCGCCGAGGCGGTGATCCCGGGTCCCGTGTAGGCGCCTTTGACGGTGAAGTCACCGGCGGGCGGAACGTTCTGGCAGGGAACGATCTCGCCGCTCGAGTCGATGCAGATGGGAACCACCCCCTGCTGCTCCGTGGAAGTCACACGCTGGTGGTACACGCCCACTCCGCCCCGGGAGTAAACCCGCAAGCGCCCGCCGAAGTGCGACCTCTCCAGCTTGCCCGAGATCCCCGCGCCCACGATGGTGTTCCGGTCTCCACGACCGAAACAGTACAGTTGCCGCACCCGCTCACACGACAACGGTGAGCCGCTGGCGGTCCCCTGCTGCGCGAACACATACATCTCGGCGTGGCGCGAAAGCCTGTTCGGCAGCAGCGGAGCGGTCCCCTGTGCGTGCCATGCGGCGCCCGACGTTTTTCCGCTGAACGTTTCGCCGTAGCCCGCGCCCACCATCCACTGTGCGGCCGCGGGCTGGGCCGCGAAGAGCGCGGCCATGGAGAGGAGGAGAAAGGCTCGCATCGAAAACACTCCTTCGCAGATCGAGACCGGGCACCCGCCCGGGTTGAGTACAGCTCTGAATCACAATCTTGCTGCGACGAGCCTCAGATCCAAGAACAACCTCGCTCGCTCTCGACTCACAACCTACTCTCAAGCCGCGCGGCGGGCCGGCGGGCGCGGCGGGCGGCGCTT
This region includes:
- a CDS encoding MATE family efflux transporter, with amino-acid sequence MSHALRRRRRLFLHEVRELARIAGPIVVAQLGGIAMNTTDTIMVGRLGATALAAAGIASAVQFALIVVCNGVVMGMSPLVSQAFGAGDREECRRVLVQGLWLAAALAVPGTLLSVSGRRVSLLLGQVPEVALLAGDYLTALAPGVLPLLLFMAFRQYLEGMGVSRPAMWLSFVGVTLNVLGNWVLIWGVPGVVRPLGVVGSGIATSAVRWAMLVGMVVYVLRVPALHPFRGVSLRPVVARLRRITGLGVPVGAQLGAEVGIFALSAVMMGWLGPVQLAAHQVTINVASTTYMVPLGASIAGSVRVGQHVGAGNARGVHRAALATYLVALSFMAVCALFFVLWPEAVVGLYTDDPRIITMASTLLLLAALFQLFDGAQAAGICVLRGAADTRIPMWITLLGYWGVGFPVAYWLGFHTPLAHVGIWAGLVASLAVVALLMALRVRRVVWGRSAPSPRPPPPPAGAQGG
- a CDS encoding protein-methionine-sulfoxide reductase heme-binding subunit MsrQ → MARALDRAAKPAAWLLGLAPLVILATGGIGVDPIETVTHLTGFWALTLLMSSLAITPLRRLTGWNGIIGARKVLGNFAFFYAVLHFATYLVDQSFSWGFIVADVVKHWWVTVGFAALLLLVPLALTSSQRAIRRMGKRWQKLHRLVYVAAGLGVLHFFLLVKKDLVPPLIFAGVFAGLMAFRYELVTGKPKRAPVRARETPPVRVP
- the msrP gene encoding protein-methionine-sulfoxide reductase catalytic subunit MsrP, with the protein product MLIRKPDDIPSSEITPESVYVNRRGFIGAAAAAIATVAAPASLVACAEAEGAQDKANSYEEITQYNNFYEFGTDKEDPARLAPRLLKTRPWTVSIEGLCRKPGRYPIDTLIRANRVQDRTYRLRCVEAWSMVIPWQGIPLRDVLARAEPLPGARFVELTTLHDPRQMPGQQRGVLEWPYVEGLRMDEAMHPLTLLATGLYGKPLPAQNGAPLRLVVPWKYGFKSIKSIVRIRFTDRQPRTAWNVSAPREYGFYANVNPQVDHPRWSQARERRIGTFLRRPTLMFNGYGEQVAGLYRGMDLRRNF
- a CDS encoding zinc metalloprotease HtpX; this encodes MNNVKVFGLMAGLTALFVMAGGAFGGQTGMIIAVVMAAAMNFIAYFASAKMVLRMYDAQVITAEQAPELYAMVDRLRQRAGLPMPTVAIAPHMQPNAFATGRNPENAVVCVTEGILQLVSRDELEGVIAHELAHIKNRDMLLQTFTATIAGAISSLGQMAMWGAIFGGSDEEEGGGPIGAILMIFLAPLAASVIQMAISRQREFKADAVGAEICGRPLSLAHALRKLEAGAERIPMHVSPAAAPMAQVNPLASMHGGGFSRLFSTHPPTEERVARLEAMAGR
- the thpR gene encoding RNA 2',3'-cyclic phosphodiesterase, which gives rise to MTEPRAGRLFLGVPLSDPLRDALGEHLRRALPGGIPGRPVVPANWHLTLRFLGDTDADQHRHLVEALGKAPLGPRFWMVLGGLGAFPRPRRAGVLWVGVDEGAAELKRVAALVEEAARHAGFPAEKKPFSPHLTISRLNPPRDVETVVAAAPPFGGRMQVDGVVLFRSHLGSGPPRYEALQRFAL